Below is a genomic region from Escherichia ruysiae.
ATCGCACCACCAATATCCGCGCATCCGTCGATGATACTCAGTTTGAATTGATGATGGCTATCGCGCTGGTAGTCATGATTATCTACCTGTTTTTGCGCAACATTCCGGCGACCATCATTCCCGGCGTTGCGGTGCCGCTGTCATTAATCGGCACCTTCGCAGTCATGGTGTTTCTCGATTTTTCGATCAACAACCTGACGCTGATGGCGTTAACTATCGCCACCGGATTCGTGGTCGATGACGCCATCGTGGTGATCGAGAACATTTCGCGCTATATCGAAAAAGGCGAAAAACCGCTGGCGGCGGCGCTCAAAGGCGCAGGTGAAATCGGTTTTACCATTATCTCGCTGACCTTCTCGCTGATTGCAGTGCTGATCCCGCTACTGTTTATGGGCGATATCGTCGGGCGACTGTTCCGCGAGTTTGCCATTACCCTGGCGGTAGCAATTTTGATCTCAGCCGTGGTGTCGCTGACCCTGACGCCGATGATGTGCGCGCGGATGCTCAGCCAGGAGTCGCTGCGTAAACAAAACCGATTCTCCCGTGCCTCGGAGAAAATGTTCGACAGGATAATCGCCGCCTATGGTCGTGGACTGGCGAAAGTGCTGAATCATCCGTGGCTGACCTTAAGCGTGGCGCTCAGCACGCTGCTGCTTAGCGTACTGCTGTGGGTGTTCATTCCGAAAGGTTTCTTCCCGGTACAGGACAACGGCATTATTCAGGGCACCTTGCAGGCACCGCAATCCAGCTCCTTTGCCAATATGGCCCAGCGGCAACGCCAGGTCGCGGATGTGATTTTACAAGATCCGGCAGTGCAAAGCCTGACCTCATTTGTTGGCGTTGATGGCACTAACCCGTCGCTGAACAGTGCGCGTTTACAGATCAACCTCAAACCGTTGGATGAACGTGATGATCGGGTGCAAAAAGTCATCACCCGTCTGCAAACGGCGGTGGATAAAGTGCCGGGCGTCGATCTCTTCTTGCAACCAACGCAGGACCTGACCATCGATACTCAGGTCAGCCGCACCCAGTACCAGTTTACCTTGCAGGCCACGTCACTGGATGCGCTCAGTACCTGGGTGCCGCAGCTCATGGAAAAACTCCAGCAATTGCCACAGCTTTCTGATGTCTCCAGCGACTGGCAGGACAAAGGGCTGGTGGCGTATGTCAATGTTGATCGCGACAGCGCCAGCCGTCTGGGGATCAGCATGGCGGATGTCGATAACGCCCTGTACAACGCGTTTGGTCAGCGACTGATTTCCACTATTTATACTCAGGCTAACCAGTATCGCGTGGTGCTGGAACACAACACCGAAAATACCCCAGGCCTCGCGGCGCTGGATACCATTCGCCTGACCAGCAGCGACGGTGGCGTGGTGCCGTTAAGCTCAATTGCCAAAATTGAGCAGCGTTTTGCGCCACTTTCCATCAACCATCTGGATCAGTTCCCGGTAACGACCATCTCCTTTAACGTGCCGGATAACTATTCGCTGGGCGATGCGGTGCAGGCGATTATGGACACCGAAAAGACGCTGAATCTACCGGTGGATATCACCACGCAGTTCCAGGGCAGCACCCTCGCCTTCCAGTCGGCGCTTGGCAGCACTGTCTGGCTGATTGTCGCGGCGGTGGTGGCGATGTATATCGTGCTCGGCATTCTGTACGAGAGCTTTATTCACCCGATCACCATTCTCTCGACGCTACCCACCGCAGGGGTCGGCGCGCTGCTGGCATTAATGATTGCCGGTAGCGAACTGGATGTGATTGCGATTATCGGCATTATTTTGCTGATCGGTATCGTGAAGAAGAACGCCATCATGATGATCGACTTCGCGCTGGCTGCTGAGCGTGAGCAAGGCATGTCGCCGCGCGATGCAATCTACCAGGCTTGTCTGTTGCGTTTTCGTCCGATCCTGATGACCACTCTGGCGGCACTGCTTGGCGCGCTGCCGCTGATGTTAAGTACCGGAGTCGGCGCGGAACTGCGCCGTCCGTTAGGCATCGGCATGGTCGGTGGTCTGGTTGTCAGCCAGGTGCTGACACTGTTTACCACGCCGGTGATTTATCTGCTGTTCGACCGTCTGGCATTGTGGGCAAAAAGCCGCTTTGCCCGTCATGAAGAGGAGGCGTAAGTGAAGTTTTTTGCCCTCTTCATTTACCGCCCGGTGGCGACGATTTTACTGTCGGTTGCCATTACCCTGTGCGGCATACTGGGCTTCCGTATGCTGCCGGTCGCCCCGCTGCCGCAGGTCGATTTTCCGGTGATTATGGTCAGCGCCTCGCTGCCCGGTGCGTCGCCAGAGACAATGGCGTCTTCCGTTGCCACGCCGCTGGAACGCTCGCTTGGGCGTATTGCCGGGGTCAGTGAAATGACCTCCAGCAGTTCGCTCGGCAGCACGCGCATTATTTTGCAGTTTGATTTTGACCGGGATATCAACGGCGCGGCGCGCGATGTGCAGGCGGCGATCAACGCCGCACAAAGTTTGCTGCCCAGCGGGATGCCCAGCCGCCCGACCTATCGCAAAGCAAACCCGTCGGATGCGCCAATTATGATCCTGACGCTGACGTCCGATACTTATTCCCAGGGTGAACTGTACGATTTCGCCTCGACGCAGCTGGCTCCGACGATTGCGCAAATCGACGGCGTCGGTGATGTCGATGTCGGCGGCAGTTCGCTGCCCGCCGTGCGCGTCGGGCTGAATCCGCAGGCGCTGTTTAATCAGGGCGTATCGCTGGACGATGTGCGCACCGCCATCAGCAATGCCAACGTGCGTAAACCGCAGGGGGCGCTGGAAGATGGTACTCACCGCTGGCAGATCCAGACCAACGATGAACTGAAAACCGCCGCTGAATATCAGCCGCTGATTATTCATTACAACAACGGCGGCGTGGTTCGTCTGGGCGATGTGGCGACGGTGACCGACTCTGTACAAGATGTGCGCAACGCCGGGATGACCAACGCCAAACCGGCTATTTTGCTGATGATCCGCAAGCTGCCGGAAGCCAATATTATCCAGACGGTTGACAGCATCCGGGCAAAATTACCGGAGTTGCAGGAGACCATTCCGGCGGCGATTGATCTGCAAATTGCCCAGGATCGCTCCCCTACCATTCGCGCCTCGCTGGAAGAAGTCGAGCAAACGCTGATTATCTCGGTGGCACTGGTGATTCTGGTGGTCTTTTTGTTCCTGCGCTCAGGTCGCGCCACCATTATTCCCGCCGTTGCGGTGCCCGTTTCGCTGATTGGTACGTTTGCGGCGATGTATCTGTGCGGATTCAGTCTCAATAACCTGTCGCTGATGGCGCTCACCATCGCCACAGGCTTTGTCGTGGATGACGCCATCGTGGTGCTGGAAAACATTGCCCGTCATCTGGAAGCGGGGATGAAACCGCTACAGGCCGCGCTGCAAGGTACTCGCGAAGTCGGCTTTACGGTGCTGTCGATGAGTCTGTCACTGGTGGCGGTGTTCCTGCCGCTGCTGTTGATGGGCGGATTGCCGGGCCGACTGTTACGCGAGTTTGCCGTGACGCTTTCTGTCGCCATTGGTATTTCGTTGCTGGTTTCTCTGACATTAACGCCGATGATGTGCGGCTGGATGCTGAAAGCCAGCAAGCCGCGTGAACAAACACGGTTACGTGGTTTTGGCCGGATGCTGGTTGCCCTGCAACAAGGCTACGGTAAGTCGCTGAAATGGGTACTCAATCACACCCGTCTGGTGGGCGTGGTGCTGCTTGGCACCATTGCGCTCAATATCTGGCTGTATATCTCGATCCCGAAAACCTTCTTCCCGGAGCAGGACACCGGCGTGCTGATGGGCGGGATACAGGCGGATCAGAGCATTTCGTTTCAGGCAATGCGCGGTAAGTTGCAGGATTTCATGAAAATTATCCGTGACGATCCGGCAGTGGATAATGTCACCGGATTTACCGGCGGTTCGCGAGTGAACAGCGGGATGATGTTTATCACCCTCAAGCCACGCGCCGAACGCAGCGAAACGGCGCAGCAAATTATCGACCGTCTGCGCGTAAAACTGGCGAAAGAACCGGGGGCGAATCTGTTCCTGATGGCAGTGCAGGATATTCGCGTTGGTGGGCGTCAGTCGAACGCCAGCTACCAGTACACGTTGTTATCCGACGACCTGGCGGCGCTGCGCGAATGGGAGCCGAAAATCCGCAAAAAACTGGCAACGTTGCCGGAACTGGCGGACGTTAACTCCGACCAGCAGGATAACGGCGCGGAGATGAACCTGGTTTACGATCGCGACACGATGGCGCGGCTGGGGATCGATGTGCAGGCCGCCAACAGCCTGCTGAATAACGCCTTTGGTCAGCGGCAAATCTCGACCATTTACCAGCCAATGAACCAGTATAAAGTGGTGATGGAAGTGGATCCGCGCTATACCCAGGACATCAGCGCGCTGGAAAAAATGTTCGTCATTAATAACGAAGGCAAAGCGATCCCGTTGTCGTATTTCGCCAAATGGCAACCGGCAAACGCGCCGCTGTCGGTGAATCATCAGGGATTATCGGCGGCCTCGACCATCTCGTTCAACCTGCCGACCGGGAAATCGCTTTCGGACGCCAGTGCGGCAATCGATCGTGCGATGACGCAGCTTGGCGTGCCTTCGACGGTGCGCGGCAGTTTTGCCGGAACGGCGCAGGTGTTCCAGGAGACAATGAACTCGCAGGTGATCCTGATTATCGCGGCGATCGCCACGGTGTATATCGTGCTGGGTATCCTTTACGAGAGTTACGTACATCCGTTGACGATTCTCTCCACCCTACCCTCGGCGGGCGTTGGGGCGCTGCTGGCGCTGGAGCTGTTCAATGCCCCGTTCAGCCTAATCGCCCTGATAGGGATCATGTTATTAATCGGCATTGTGAAGAAAAACGCCATCATGATGGTCGATTTTGCGCTCGAAGCTCAAAGGAATGGAAATCTGACGCCGCAGGAAGCCATTTTCCAGGCCTGTCTGCTGCGTTTTCGTCCGATTATGATGACTACCCTGGCGGCGCTGTTTGGTGCGCTGCCGCTGGTGTTATCTGGCGGCGACGGCTCGGAACTGCGTCAACCATTAGGGATCACCATTGTCGGCGGTCTGGTAATGAGTCAGCTCCTGACGCTGTATACCACGCCGGTGGTGTATCTTTTTTTCGACCGTCTGCGGCTGCGTTTTTCGCGAAAATCTAAAGAAACGGTAACCGAGTAAATGACAGATCTTCCTGACAGCACCCGCTGGCAATTGTGGATTGTGGCTTTCGGCTTCTTTATGCAGTCGCTGGACACCACCATCGTCAACACCGCCCTTCCCTCAATGGCGCAAAGCCTGGGGGAAAGCCCGCTGCATATGCACATGGTCATTGTCTCTTATGTGCTGACCGTGGCGGTGATGCTGCCTGCCAGCGGCTGGCTGGCGGACAAAGTCGGCGTGCGCAATATTTTCTTTACCGCTATCGTGCTGTTTACCCTCGGTTCGCTGTTTTGCGCGCTTTCCGGCACCCTTAATGAACTGTTGCTGGCACGTGCGTTACAGGGCGTAGGCGGTGCGATGATGGTGCCGGTCGGCAGGCTAACGGTGATGAAAATTGTTCCGCGCGAGCAATATATGGCGGCGATGACCTTTGTCACGCTGCCCGGTCAGGTCGGCCCGCTGCTCGGTCCGGCGCTTGGCGGTCTGCTGGTGGAGTACGCGTCGTGGCACTGGATCTTTTTGATCAACATTCCGGTGGGGATTATCGGTGCGATCGCCACGCTAATGTTAATGCCAAACTACACCATGCAGACGCGGCGCTTCGATCTCTCCGGCTTTCTGTTGCTGGCGGTTGGCATGGCAGTGTTAACGCTGGCGCTGGATGGCAGTAAAGGCACAGGACTTTCGCCGCTGGCGATTGTCGGCCTGGTGGCGGTTGGCGTAGTGGCACTGGTGCTTTATCTGCTGCACGCCAGAAATAACAACCGCGCCCTTTTCAGTCTGAAACTGTTCCACACCCGCACCTTTTCGCTGGGTCTGGCGGGAAGTTTTGCCGGACGTATTGGCAGCGGTATGTTGCCCTTTATGACGCCGGTTTTCCTGCAAATCGGCCTCGGTTTTTCGCCGTTCCATGCCGGACTGATGATGATCCCCATGGTGCTCGGCAGCATGGGAATGAAACGTATTGTGGTGCAGGTGGTTAACCGCTTTGGTTATCGTCGGGTGCTGGTGGCAACCACGCTGGGTCTGTCGCTGGTCACATTGCTGTTTATGGCCACCGCGATGCTTGGCTGGTACTACGTTTTGCCATTCGTTCTGTTTTTACAAGGAATGGTCAACTCAACGCGTTTCTCCTCCATGAACACCCTGACGCTGAAAGATCTACCAGACAATCTGGCGAGCAGCGGCAACAGCCTGCTGTCGATGATTATGCAATTGTCGATGAGTATCGGTGTGACCATCGCCGGGCTGCTGCTGGGTCTTTTTGGCTCCCAACATGTCAGCGTTGACAGCGGCACCACACAAACCGTCTTTATGTACACCTGGCTTAGCATGGCGTTTCTCATCGCCCTTCCGGCGTTCATCTTTGCCAGAGTTCCGAACGATACGCATCAAAACGTGGCTATTTCGCGGAGAAAAAGGAGCGCGCAATGAAGTTCTGGCGACCCGGCATTACCGGCAAACTGTTTCTGGCGATCTTCGCCACCTGCATTGTATTATTGATAACGATGCACTGGGCGGTACGTATCAGTTTTGAGCGCGGCTTTATCGATTACATTAAGCATGGTAATGAACAGCGACTGCAAATGCTCGGAGATGCACTTGGCGAGCAATACGCCCAGCACGGTAACTGGCGCTTTCTGCGTAATAACGATCGTTTTGTATTTCAGATACTGCGCTCATTTGAACATGATAATAATGAAGACAAACCGGGTCCCGGTATGCCGCCACACGGCTGGCGTACTCAGTTCTGGGTGGTCGATCAAAACAACAAAGTGCTGGTTGGCCCACGCTCTCCCATTCCACCGGACGGTACAAGGCGCCCTATTCTGGTCAATGGTGTTGAAGTTGGCGCGGTGATCGCCTCACCCGTTGAACGGTTAACCCGCAATACCGATATCAATTTCGATAAACAACAGCGGCAAACCAGTTGGCTGATTGTCGCTTTATCTACCTTACTGGCGGCGCTGGCGACATTCCCACTGGCGCGCGGTTTGCTCGCTCCAGTGAAACGGCTGGTGGATGGCACGCACAAACTGGCGGCGGGCGATTTCACAACCCGCGTGACGCCCACCAGTGAAGATGAACTGGGCAAACTGGCACAAGACTTCAACCAGCTCGCCAGCACGCTGGAGAAAAACCAACAGATGCGCCGCGATTTTATGGCTGATATCTCTCACGAACTGCGCACGCCTTTAGCAGTACTGCGCGGAGAACTGGAAGCTATTCAGGATGGCGTGCGTAAGTTCACACCGGAGACAGTGGCTTCTTTACAGGCGGAGGTCGGTACACTGACCAAACTGGTGGATGACCTGCATCAACTGTCGATGTCAGATGAAGGTGCTCTCGCCTATCAAAAAGCGCCTGTGGATCTGATCCCGCTGCTGGAAGTGGCAGGCGGCGCTTTTCGTGAACGTTTCGCCAGCCGTGGCCTGAAGCTGCAATTTTCCCTACCGGATAGCATTACCGTATTTGGCGATCGCGACCGTTTAATGCAGTTATTCAATAACTTACTGGAAAACAGTCTACGTTACACCGACAGCGGCGGCAGCCTGCAAATCTCCGCCGAGCAGCGCGACAAAACGGTGCGCCTGACCTTTGCCGACAGTGCGCCGGGCGTCAGCGACGAACAACTGCAAAAATTGTTTGAGCGTTTTTACCGCACCGAAGGTTCCCGCAACCGTGCCAGCGGCGGTTCCGGGCTGGGACTGGCGATTTGCCTTAACATTGTTGAAGCGCACAGTGGTCGCATTGTTGCCACTCATTCGCCTTTTGGCGGGGTAAGCATTACAGTAGAGTTACCGCTGGAACGGGATTTACAGAGAGAAGTATGACCGAGTTACCAATCGACGAAAACACACCGCGTATTTTGATCGTGGAAGATGAACCGAAGCTGGGGCAGTTGCTCATTGATTATCTGCGTGCTGCGAGCTATGCGCCGACCCTTATCAGTCACGGTGATCAGGTACTGCCGTATGTGCGGCAGACCCCACCGGATCTGATCCTGTTGGATCTGATGCTACCAGGCACTGATGGTCTGACACTTTGCCGGGAAATTCGTCGTTTTTCCGATGTCCCCATCGTGATGGTTACGGCAAAAATCGAAGAAATCGACCGTTTGCTGGGGCTGGAGATTGGCGCCGATGACTACATCTGCAAACCGTACAGCCCACGGGAAGTGGTGGCGCGTGTTAAGACCATTTTGCGCCGCTGCAAACCGCAGCGCGAGTTGCAGCAACAGGATGCCGAAAGCCCGTTGATTATCGACGAAGGTCGTTTTCAGGCTTCATGGCGTGGCAAAATGCTTGATCTGACGCCTGCAGAATTTCGTCTTTTGAAAACCCTCTCCCATGAACCGGGAAAAGTATTCTCCCGCGAGCAATTACTCAATCATCTTTATGACGATTACCGCGTGGTAACCGACCGCACCATCGACAGCCACATTAAAAACCTGCGCCGTAAACTGGAGTCGCTGGACGAAGAGCAGTCATTTATCCGTGCCGTTTACGGTGTCGGTTACCGCTGGGAAGCTGACGCCTGTCGTATCGTTTAATGTATCGTTGCCCTGGCGAGGGCAAAATTTCCTGTTTATTAACCCGTCATGCCCCTCTCTGAAAGGAGAGGGATAACACCGTATCCGCATTCAGATTCCTGCATATTTATCAGTAATCTCCCCCACCCTTTAGAGGGTATTCCCCTGATTGGCAGTCAACTGAATATCACCCATACTTAAATCGTTACATACTGTTTTCGATACGCAATTTCAATCAAGGAGTCATTATGGCTGGTTGGTTTGAACTCAATAAGAGCAGTGAAAATCAGTTCCGGTTTGTGCTAAAAGCGGGCAATGGCGAGATCATTCTCACCAGCGAACTGTATACCTCAAAAGCCGCTGCGGAAAAGGGCATTGCCTCGGTGCAAAGCAACAGCCCGCAGGACGAACGCTATGAGAAAAAAACAGCGAGCAACGGCAAATTTTATTTCAATCTGAAAGCTGGCAATCATCAGATAATCGGTTCCAGCCAGATGTATGCCACCGCTCAATCACGCGAAGTCGGAATTGCTTCTGTAAAAACCAATGGCGCAAGTCAGAAGGTGAAAGACAATACTTAATAGTTAAGCCGGGCGCGGATAACGCGTCCGGCTTTATTTCTAATAAACACTTATTTATTGATGATTAAGATTAATCTGCGCCATTAAAATAGTAGGCACAGGCAAGCACTCATTCTCCTCTCTTTGTTTAACACTCCCCATCCTTATCCTCCTGAACATGTTCATATAGCAAAATATCTTCTAATACTTTTCGTGGCGCTATCCGGTTTATGACATACACTGACGTAAGATTTTTACTTACAAGAGAGCATAAACATGGCCAGAACGATGACAGTTGATCTCGGCGATGAGTTGCGTGAATTTATCGAGTCCTTAATTGAATCCGGCGACTATCGCACCCAAAGCGAAGTGATCCGTGAGTCACTGCGCTTACTTCGAGAAAAACAAGCAGAGTCTCGCCTGCAAGCGTTACGTGACATGCTTGCAGGAGGGTTGAATAGTGGTGAAGCTCAGCCGTGGGAAAAGGATGCGTTTTTACGGAAGGTGAAAGCAGGGATAAAGAAATAATGTGCGTATTATTAAGCTCATGCCAAAAGCCAACGAGGATTGAGAAGGCATCTGGTATTACAGTTATCACCATTTCGGCGAACCACAAGCCGACAAATATGTTGAACATCTTTCAGACGTTCTCCAGATTCTGAGTAACAATAATATTGGTACTCCCAGACCTGAATTAGGCGAAGGCATTTTTGTTCTTCCTTTTGAACACCACGTTATTTATTTCCTGTAATCACCAAGGGAAATTATCGTCACTCGTATCCTTAACCAAAACCAGGACGCTACCAGACATTTACACTGGAGCTAAACCCGCCGATTGCGCTACAATGCCCGCCCTTAAAGTGGGGACACTCCCCTAACCGCTTCATCAGGTGAAGCGGTTCTGACCTGTCATCAGAACGAGAGAATTATGTTTAAACCGGAACTCCTTTCCCCGGCGGGAACGCTGAAAAATATGCGTTACGCTTTCGCTTATGGCGCAGATGCTGTTTATGCGGGACAACCGCGTTATTCCCTGCGTGTGCGCAACAACGAATTCAACCACGAAAATCTTCAGCTCGGCATCAATGAAGCCCATGCGCTGGGGAAAAAGTTTTATGTCGTGGTCAACATTGCGCCGCATAACGCTAAGCTGAAAACCTTTATCCGTGACCTGAAACCGGTAGTGGAAATGGGGCCGGATGCGCTGATTATGTCCGATCCGGGGCTGATTATGCTGGTGCGTGAGCACTTCCCTGAAATGCCGATCCACCTTTCGGTGCAGGCCAACGCCGTAAACTGGGCGACGGTAAAATTCTGGCAGCAGATGGGCCTGACCCGCGTGATCCTCTCCCGTGAACTATCACTGGAAGAGATTGAAGAGATCCGCAATCAGGTGCCGGATATGGAGCTCGAAATCTTCGTTCACGGCGCACTGTGCATGGCCTACTCCGGCCGCTGCCTGCTCTCTGGCTACATCAACAAACGCGATCCGAATCAGGGCACCTGCACTAACGCCTGTCGCTGGGAGTACAACGTCCAGGAAGGCAAAGAAGATGACGTCGGCAACATCGTACACAAATACGAGCCGATTCCGGTACAAAACGTCGAACCAACGCTGGGTATCGGCGCGCCAACTGACAAAGTGTTTATGATTGAAGAAGCCCAGCGCCCGGGCGAGTATATGACCGCGTTTGAAGATGAACACGGCACTTACATCATGAACTCGAAAGATCTGCGCGCTATCGCCCACGTTGAACGTCTGACTAAAATGGGCGTGCATTCGCTGAAAATCGAAGGCCGTACCAAATCTTTCTATTATTGCGCACGCACCGCGCAGGTTTATCGTAAAGCTATCGATGACGCCGCTGCAGGAAAACCGTTCGATACCAGCCTGCTGGAAACTCTGGAAGGTCTGGCGCATCGTGGTTACACCGAAGGTTTCCTGCGTCGTCATACTCACGACGATTATCAGAACTACGAATACGGTTATTCCGTTTCTGACCGCCAGCAGTTTGTTGGGGAGTTTACCGGTGAGCGCAAAGGCGATCTCGCGGCGGTAGCGGTGAAAAATAAGTTCTCCGTTGGCGACAGCCTTGAACTGATGACGCCACAGGGCAACATCAACTTTACCCTTGAGCATATGGAAAATGCCAAAGGTGAAGCGATGCCGGTTGCACCTGGCGATGGTTATACCGTGTGGCTCCCGGTTCCGCAGGATCTTGAGCTCAATTACGCACTGCTGATGCGTAATTTCTCTGGTGAAACCACGCGTAACCCGCACGGTAAGTGATTAATTTCGATTATTTTTCCCGGATGGAAAATTCTTAGAAACCGATCACATACAGCTGCATTTATTAAGGTTATCATCCGTTTCGCTGAAAAACATAACCCATAAAATGCTAGCTGTACCAGGAACCACCTCCTTAGCCTGTGTAATCTCCCTTACACGGGCTTATTTTTTACGCGTAATACAATGAAATAAAAGGATTTATTTCTGGTCACGTCCACACATTGACCACATCGACAAAAAAGCCCCTCGACTGAGGGGCTTCCTGTTTGTAATTACATCCACATAATTTGCTGCCCTGACGGCAACGGGTGCGGTCTTACGGCGTGGACTTCTCCCGGCTTCACGATGTATCGCTGTACCGACTCATAAGTGATGAACGTGGCGCTGCAATTCACGTTCTGACACTGGTGATAACGCTCTTTTGTCGTGTCAGTGATATAGCGACTTGTACGCGCATGTGCGGCATGCTGACATAAAGGACAATGAAACATCGCGAGCACCTCTTCCGGTTTTGTTGATGATGTCATTTTAGTTAATTTATCCTTATAAAACAAACAGATAAAATAAAAACATCACTCATCATCTTCTGTTTCGTACTCCACATCAGAAAGCCTGACCTCAAGCTCTAAGGACGTCGTGAAGCCGCTATTATTCAGAAAATGTGTCACCTTAGTGATTGTCCAGTCCTGCTCGTCTATGACGCGCTTAAAGCCTGACACTTTAACCGGTGTTTCC
It encodes:
- the baeR gene encoding envelope stress response regulator BaeR, with translation MTELPIDENTPRILIVEDEPKLGQLLIDYLRAASYAPTLISHGDQVLPYVRQTPPDLILLDLMLPGTDGLTLCREIRRFSDVPIVMVTAKIEEIDRLLGLEIGADDYICKPYSPREVVARVKTILRRCKPQRELQQQDAESPLIIDEGRFQASWRGKMLDLTPAEFRLLKTLSHEPGKVFSREQLLNHLYDDYRVVTDRTIDSHIKNLRRKLESLDEEQSFIRAVYGVGYRWEADACRIV
- a CDS encoding MFS transporter; protein product: MTDLPDSTRWQLWIVAFGFFMQSLDTTIVNTALPSMAQSLGESPLHMHMVIVSYVLTVAVMLPASGWLADKVGVRNIFFTAIVLFTLGSLFCALSGTLNELLLARALQGVGGAMMVPVGRLTVMKIVPREQYMAAMTFVTLPGQVGPLLGPALGGLLVEYASWHWIFLINIPVGIIGAIATLMLMPNYTMQTRRFDLSGFLLLAVGMAVLTLALDGSKGTGLSPLAIVGLVAVGVVALVLYLLHARNNNRALFSLKLFHTRTFSLGLAGSFAGRIGSGMLPFMTPVFLQIGLGFSPFHAGLMMIPMVLGSMGMKRIVVQVVNRFGYRRVLVATTLGLSLVTLLFMATAMLGWYYVLPFVLFLQGMVNSTRFSSMNTLTLKDLPDNLASSGNSLLSMIMQLSMSIGVTIAGLLLGLFGSQHVSVDSGTTQTVFMYTWLSMAFLIALPAFIFARVPNDTHQNVAISRRKRSAQ
- the baeS gene encoding envelope stress sensor histidine kinase BaeS produces the protein MKFWRPGITGKLFLAIFATCIVLLITMHWAVRISFERGFIDYIKHGNEQRLQMLGDALGEQYAQHGNWRFLRNNDRFVFQILRSFEHDNNEDKPGPGMPPHGWRTQFWVVDQNNKVLVGPRSPIPPDGTRRPILVNGVEVGAVIASPVERLTRNTDINFDKQQRQTSWLIVALSTLLAALATFPLARGLLAPVKRLVDGTHKLAAGDFTTRVTPTSEDELGKLAQDFNQLASTLEKNQQMRRDFMADISHELRTPLAVLRGELEAIQDGVRKFTPETVASLQAEVGTLTKLVDDLHQLSMSDEGALAYQKAPVDLIPLLEVAGGAFRERFASRGLKLQFSLPDSITVFGDRDRLMQLFNNLLENSLRYTDSGGSLQISAEQRDKTVRLTFADSAPGVSDEQLQKLFERFYRTEGSRNRASGGSGLGLAICLNIVEAHSGRIVATHSPFGGVSITVELPLERDLQREV
- the mdtC gene encoding multidrug efflux RND transporter permease subunit MdtC, translating into MKFFALFIYRPVATILLSVAITLCGILGFRMLPVAPLPQVDFPVIMVSASLPGASPETMASSVATPLERSLGRIAGVSEMTSSSSLGSTRIILQFDFDRDINGAARDVQAAINAAQSLLPSGMPSRPTYRKANPSDAPIMILTLTSDTYSQGELYDFASTQLAPTIAQIDGVGDVDVGGSSLPAVRVGLNPQALFNQGVSLDDVRTAISNANVRKPQGALEDGTHRWQIQTNDELKTAAEYQPLIIHYNNGGVVRLGDVATVTDSVQDVRNAGMTNAKPAILLMIRKLPEANIIQTVDSIRAKLPELQETIPAAIDLQIAQDRSPTIRASLEEVEQTLIISVALVILVVFLFLRSGRATIIPAVAVPVSLIGTFAAMYLCGFSLNNLSLMALTIATGFVVDDAIVVLENIARHLEAGMKPLQAALQGTREVGFTVLSMSLSLVAVFLPLLLMGGLPGRLLREFAVTLSVAIGISLLVSLTLTPMMCGWMLKASKPREQTRLRGFGRMLVALQQGYGKSLKWVLNHTRLVGVVLLGTIALNIWLYISIPKTFFPEQDTGVLMGGIQADQSISFQAMRGKLQDFMKIIRDDPAVDNVTGFTGGSRVNSGMMFITLKPRAERSETAQQIIDRLRVKLAKEPGANLFLMAVQDIRVGGRQSNASYQYTLLSDDLAALREWEPKIRKKLATLPELADVNSDQQDNGAEMNLVYDRDTMARLGIDVQAANSLLNNAFGQRQISTIYQPMNQYKVVMEVDPRYTQDISALEKMFVINNEGKAIPLSYFAKWQPANAPLSVNHQGLSAASTISFNLPTGKSLSDASAAIDRAMTQLGVPSTVRGSFAGTAQVFQETMNSQVILIIAAIATVYIVLGILYESYVHPLTILSTLPSAGVGALLALELFNAPFSLIALIGIMLLIGIVKKNAIMMVDFALEAQRNGNLTPQEAIFQACLLRFRPIMMTTLAALFGALPLVLSGGDGSELRQPLGITIVGGLVMSQLLTLYTTPVVYLFFDRLRLRFSRKSKETVTE
- a CDS encoding YegP family protein, which produces MAGWFELNKSSENQFRFVLKAGNGEIILTSELYTSKAAAEKGIASVQSNSPQDERYEKKTASNGKFYFNLKAGNHQIIGSSQMYATAQSREVGIASVKTNGASQKVKDNT
- the mdtB gene encoding multidrug efflux RND transporter permease subunit MdtB; translated protein: MQVLPPSSTGGPSRLFIMRPVATTLLMVAILLAGIIGYRALPVSALPEVDYPTIQVVTLYPGASPDVMTSAVTAPLERQFGQMSGLKQMSSQSSGGASVITLQFQLTLPLDVAEQEVQAAINAATNLLPSDLPNPPVYSKVNPADPPIMTLAVTSTAMPMTQVEDMVETRVAQKISQISGVGLVTLSGGQRPAVRVKLNAQAIAALGLTSETVRTAITGANVNSAKGSLDGPSRAVTLSANDQMQSAEEYRQLIIAYQNGAPIRLGDVATVEQGAENSWLGAWANKEQAIVMNVQRQPGANIISTADSIRQMLPQLTESLPKSVKVTVLSDRTTNIRASVDDTQFELMMAIALVVMIIYLFLRNIPATIIPGVAVPLSLIGTFAVMVFLDFSINNLTLMALTIATGFVVDDAIVVIENISRYIEKGEKPLAAALKGAGEIGFTIISLTFSLIAVLIPLLFMGDIVGRLFREFAITLAVAILISAVVSLTLTPMMCARMLSQESLRKQNRFSRASEKMFDRIIAAYGRGLAKVLNHPWLTLSVALSTLLLSVLLWVFIPKGFFPVQDNGIIQGTLQAPQSSSFANMAQRQRQVADVILQDPAVQSLTSFVGVDGTNPSLNSARLQINLKPLDERDDRVQKVITRLQTAVDKVPGVDLFLQPTQDLTIDTQVSRTQYQFTLQATSLDALSTWVPQLMEKLQQLPQLSDVSSDWQDKGLVAYVNVDRDSASRLGISMADVDNALYNAFGQRLISTIYTQANQYRVVLEHNTENTPGLAALDTIRLTSSDGGVVPLSSIAKIEQRFAPLSINHLDQFPVTTISFNVPDNYSLGDAVQAIMDTEKTLNLPVDITTQFQGSTLAFQSALGSTVWLIVAAVVAMYIVLGILYESFIHPITILSTLPTAGVGALLALMIAGSELDVIAIIGIILLIGIVKKNAIMMIDFALAAEREQGMSPRDAIYQACLLRFRPILMTTLAALLGALPLMLSTGVGAELRRPLGIGMVGGLVVSQVLTLFTTPVIYLLFDRLALWAKSRFARHEEEA